Proteins from one Acanthopagrus latus isolate v.2019 chromosome 18, fAcaLat1.1, whole genome shotgun sequence genomic window:
- the LOC119007093 gene encoding uncharacterized protein LOC119007093 isoform X1: MIFPFVNLYHLVTNLPFKWKDISRAREGGCTTMIGRLAALILLCTLSHSVDVPRQFPLTVAELGDNLTLTCPVTGSESSLFYWYKMKFGYMVQNVAAGSSYKISLQGQFKNSRFNLTKDDSLHFLHITNVSKEDEATYICQSGAAYVMKFTDGTVLVVNDPKNHQKFISVQQSPVTASVEPGALINLQCSILSKKKENRVQCPGERSVFWFRAGSGGSHPSIIYPQSNSSCDREDRSCVYSLSKTVRDSSDNGTYYCAVVTCGEILFGEGTKVQMREDVCPLVIALGTLSACCVIVVVVVIISRSHKPDCKRCKASKHSERDRTPQDPPNDVGGEAVALNYVALDFPSRKRERWMNTRDSSLDCMYAGMSDCQ, translated from the exons ATGATTTTCCCCTTTGTAAACCTTTATCACCTTGTGACAAATCTTCCATTCAAGTGGAAAGACATCAGTCGTGCAAGAGAAGGTGGCTGCACCACGATGATCGGAAGACTGGCTGCTTTGATTCTGCTCTGTACTCTGT CTCACAGCGTAGACGTTCCTCGTCAGTTCCCTCTGACTGTGGCTGAACTCGGTGATAATCTGACTCTCACATGTCCAGTTACTGGGAGTGAATCTTCACTGTTTTACTGGTATAAGATGAAGTTTGGATACATGGTCCAAAATGTTGCAGCAGGAAGTTCATACAAAATATCACTTCAAGGACAGTTTAAGAACTCAAGATTCAACCTCACCAAAGATGATTCTCTGCATTTTCTTCACATCACAAATGTGAGCAAAGAGGACGAAGCGACTTACATCTGTCAGTCAGGAGCAGCCTACGTAATGAAATTTACAGATGGCACAGTTCTGGTTGTAAATG ATCCTAAAAACCATCAGAAATTTATCTCCGTGCAACAAAGTCCGGTGACAGCGTCTGTCGAGCCGGGCGCCTTGATTAATCTCCAGTGTTCGATTCTCTCCAAGAAGAAAGAGAACAGAGTCCAGTGTCCAGGTGAACGcagtgtgttctggttcagAGCGGGATCAGGAGGATCTCATCCGAGCATCATTTACCctcagagcaacagcagctgtgaccGAGAGGACAGGAGCTGCGTCTACAGTCTGTCCAAAACTGTCAGAGACTCATCTGATAATGGGACCTACTACTGTGCTGTGGTCACATGTGGAGAGATCCTGTTTGGTGAAGGAACCAAAGTGCAGATGA GAGAGGATGTTTGCCCACTTGTCATTGCACTCGGGACACTGTCGGCCTGCTGTGtgattgtggttgttgttgtaattatcTCCAGAAGTCATAAACCAGATTGTAAACGCTGTAAAG CTTCCAAACATTCTGAACGTGATCGAACACCTCAGGATCCACCCAATGATGTg GGTGGTGAAGCGGTGGCACTGAACTATGTCGCGCTGGATTTTCCCTCAAGAAAGCgagagagatggatgaacaCCAGGGACTCGTCACTGGACTGCATGTACGCTGGTATGAGCGACTGTCAGTGA
- the LOC119007073 gene encoding integrin alpha-6-like, whose translation MRWYVVHLCSVWLLQIAAFNLDTTNVLQRNGDPGSLFGFSVAFHQQLNPARRNLLLVGAPRAKHRNQVNVTGVVYQCDLTSTSERCQPIEFDDKAFLDSKGINNQWMGVRVASQGPGKHVMACAHRYQQKCPLISIPCVVLTGQCYLLGDDLQVGTEDGDWRRVVCDLEHLIKRPIDHGWFAYCQQGHGAAFAKDNKSVLFGAPGAYHWTGIVRMEPLDFLTDLNSEAPRETGNIAALNSKLIPLQTNSYLGFSIDSGLALIRKGELTIVSGAPRGGYSGQVALLKADPVAKQNVSVEVVLSGPGLASSFGYDVAVVDLNSDGWEDLAVGAPEFFVNDGSVGGAVYVYINDRGRNWEKIVPTQLLGPKDSMFGLAVENIGDVNKDGYGDIAVGAPYDGSGRVYLYCGSPKGIHKKAAQVLSPGSKTVSLFGYSLSGNLDVDDNQYPDLAVGSLSDSVFIYKARPVVSVSSSLTVTPRVIDLTREQCRTLTCYFSVRACFTYTTHPASLNLKLVLNYVFEADARRRKPRVEFQSSSGGRLELREQRREICTDTRLRLKREIKDKLLSIPVNVSVSLWSSGQTSRTRAGPSDMTPVLNLLQQKSTDSEIVLVHEGCGRDNICQSNLTLQYKFCSRNTTHNNQDIFKPLAREDGVAVINPSEDVALEITVTNRGGEEAHQTHSVINLPDTLRYSSVVYSTTADTQTSCTTNEKGTRINCELGNPFHRDAEVTFYVIVSTSGVSLSTKEVSVTLQLKTTSVQTIQPVEASAKVLFELDLQLLGVARPSQVSLRRSSMGESDIKSVDDTGVLVQYEFRIANLGRPLKSFINASLNIDWPKENSAGKWLLHLSQNSSRGVHSVSCSPAGQTDSFKDLKSWREPSRRRPEAEALSSSLLPKEYRILTCSDGLRCEELRCPLLGLDMTAKMVLHARLWSATFTEGYSSLNHLHIITDASLSLTNSPENVGLKPEMRRTKVKLTVFLEGRFRSLVRVAWWIIFLTVVALLLILAIAVILLWKRGSIKCLPQNKELSPE comes from the exons ATGCGTTGGTACGTGGTGCATCTGTGCAGCGTCTGGCTCCTCCAGATCGCAGCTTTCAATCTGGACACCACGAACGTGTTGCAGAGAAACGGAGATCCAGGAAGCCTGTTTGGATTTTCTGTTGCCTTCCACCAGCAGCTGAATCCTGCCAGAAGGAACCT ATTGCTGGTTGGAGCTCCACGAGCGAAACATCGGAACCAGGTGAACGTTACAGGTGTAGTTTATCAGTGTGATCTGACATCAACATCCGAGCGCTGTCAGCCCATTGAGTTTGACGATAaag CATTCCTTGATAGTAAAGGGATAAACAACCAGTGGATGGGAGTACGAGTGGCGAGCCAAGGTCCTGGAAAACACGTGATG GCCTGCGCTCATCGGTACCAGCAGAAGTGCCCGCTCATTAGTATCCCTTGCGTGGTGCTGACGGGTCAGTGTTACCTGTTAGGAGATGACCTGCAGGTCGGGACAGAGGACGGCGACTGGAGGAGAGTAGTTTGTGACCTGGAGCATCTAATCAAACGTCCCATTGACCACGGCTGGTTTGCGTACTGCCAACAGGGTCACGGAGCCGCTTTTGCAAAGGACAATAAATCTGTGTTGTTTGGAGCGCCAGGAGCGTACCACTGGACAG GAATCGTACGAATGGAGCCTTTGGACTTCCTGACAGACTTGAATAGTGAAGCTCCTCGGGAGACCGGGAATATCGCGGCGTTGAACTCCAAACTCATTCCCCTCCAGACTAACAGCTACCTGG GATTCTCCATCGACTCCGGTCTGGCCCTCATCAGGAAGGGTGAGCTGACCATCGTATCCGGAGCACCCAGAGGAGGTTACAGCGGCCAGGTCGCTTTGCTTAAAGCGGACCCCgtggcaaaacaaaatgtgtccgTGGAGGTGGTTCTCTCTGGGCCGGGCCTGGCCTCCTCCTTCGGCTACGATGTGGCGGTGGTGGATCTCAACAGTGATGG GTGGGAGGATCTCGCTGTTGGAGCACCGGAGTTCTTTGTTAACGACGGTTCGGTCGGAGGAGCCGTGTACGTCTACATCAACGACAGAGGGAGAAACTGGGAGAAGATTGTTCCCACGCAACTTCTGGGACCCAAAGACTCCATGTTCGGCCTCGCAGTGGAAAACATCGGCGACGTCAATAAAGACGGTTACGGAG ATATTGCCGTGGGGGCGCCATATGATGGTTCGGGTCGGGTGTACCTTTACTGCGGCTCACCAAAAGGCATCCACAAGAAAGCGGCGCAG GTGCTCTCGCCAGGATCTAAAACAGTTTCTCTGTTCGGATATTCTCTCTCTGGCAACCTGGACGTGGACGACAATCAGTACCCTGATCTGGCCGTGGGATCTCTCTCTGACTCGGTCTTTATTTACAA AGCGAGGCCGGTGGTCAGCGTCAGCAGCTCTCTGACGGTGACGCCCCGTGTAATAGACCTCACAAGGGAACAGTGTCGAACACTCACGTG TTATTTTTCAGTCAGGGCCTGCTTCACCTACACGACACATCCAGCATCGCTCAACCTCAAACTGG TGCTCAATTACGTCTTTGAGGCCGACGCTAGGAGAAGAAAACCAAGAGTGGAGTTTCAGAGTTCATCCGGAGGAAGACTGGAGCTGCgtgaacagaggagagaaatctGCACTGACACCCGACTCCGACTGAAA CGTGAAATCAAAGACAAGCTGCTCAGTATTCCCGTCAACGTCAGCGTGTCTCTGTGGAGCTCCGGTCAGACGAGCCGGACCAGAGCAGGTCCGTCCGACATGACGCCGGTCCTCAACCTCCTCCAGCAAAAGAGCACCGACTCCGAG ATTGTCCTGGTGCACGAGGGTTGTGGTCGTGACAACATCTGCCAGAGTAACCTGACGTTACAGTACAAGTTCTGCTCCaggaacacaacacacaacaatcaGGATATCTTCAAACCACTGGCAAG GGAGGACGGTGTCGCAGTCATAAATCCCTCTGAAGACGTCGCTCTGGAGATCACCGTGACTAACAGGGGCGGAGAAGAAGCTCACCAGACTCACTCTGTCATCAACCTCCCGGACACTCTGCGTTACTCTTCTGTTGTCTACAGCACAACAGCA GACACGCAGACGAGCTGCACGACCAATGAAAAAGGAACGCGAATCAACTGTGAGCTGGGGAATCCGTTCCACAGAGACGCAGAG GTGACTTTTTATGTCATAGTTTCAACATCCGGCGTCTCTCTGAGCACAAAGGAAGTCAGCGTCACTCTGCAGCTTAAAAC GACGAGTGTGCAGACCATACAACCAGTGGAGGCGTCGGCCAAAGTGCTTTTTGAGCTGGACCTGCAGCTGTTGGG AGTAGCCCGGCCTTCTCAAGTGTCACTCAGGAGAAGCTCGATGGGCGAGAGCGACATAAAATCAGTGGATGACACTGGAGTTCTGGTTCAGTATGAATTCAGG ATAGCAAATTTGGGCAGACCATTAAAATCTTTCATCAACGCGTCACTAAACATCGACTGGCCAAAGGAAAACTCTGCAGGAAAATGGCTTCTGCACTTGAgtcagaacagcagcagaggtgttcactctgtctcctgctcacctgcaggacAGACCGAttcatttaaagatttaaag AGTTGGCGTGAACCATCCAGGAGAAGACCTGAAGCTGAAGCgctctcctcctcgctccttcCAAAGGAATACAGAATCTTG ACGTGCTCGGATGGACTGAGGTGTGAGGAGCTGCGCTGCCCTCTGCTGGGTTTGGACATGACTGCAAAGATGGTTCTGCACGCGCGACTGTGGAGCGCCACTTTCACCGAg GGTTACAGCTCACTGAACCACCTGCACATCATCACGGACGCTTCGCTCAGTTTAACAAACTCTCCTGAGAATGTTGGACTAAAACCGGAGATGCGTCGGACGAAG GTTAAACTGACCGTGTTCCTCGAGGGAAGGTTCAGATCTTTGGTCAGAGTTGCCTGGTGGATCATCTTCCTGACGGTCGTCGCGTTGCTTCTGATATTGGCGATTGCTGTCATCTTGTTGTGGAAG CGTGGCAGCATTAAATGCCTCCCTCAGAACAAGGAACTGTCACCTGAATGA
- the LOC119007093 gene encoding uncharacterized protein LOC119007093 isoform X2 produces MIFPFVNLYHLVTNLPFKWKDISRAREGGCTTMIGRLAALILLCTLSHSVDVPRQFPLTVAELGDNLTLTCPVTGSESSLFYWYKMKFGYMVQNVAAGSSYKISLQGQFKNSRFNLTKDDSLHFLHITNVSKEDEATYICQSGAAYVMKFTDGTVLVVNDPKNHQKFISVQQSPVTASVEPGALINLQCSILSKKKENRVQCPGERSVFWFRAGSGGSHPSIIYPQSNSSCDREDRSCVYSLSKTVRDSSDNGTYYCAVVTCGEILFGEGTKVQMREDVCPLVIALGTLSACCVIVVVVVIISRSHKPDCKRCKASKHSERDRTPQDPPNDVVVNSTSGA; encoded by the exons ATGATTTTCCCCTTTGTAAACCTTTATCACCTTGTGACAAATCTTCCATTCAAGTGGAAAGACATCAGTCGTGCAAGAGAAGGTGGCTGCACCACGATGATCGGAAGACTGGCTGCTTTGATTCTGCTCTGTACTCTGT CTCACAGCGTAGACGTTCCTCGTCAGTTCCCTCTGACTGTGGCTGAACTCGGTGATAATCTGACTCTCACATGTCCAGTTACTGGGAGTGAATCTTCACTGTTTTACTGGTATAAGATGAAGTTTGGATACATGGTCCAAAATGTTGCAGCAGGAAGTTCATACAAAATATCACTTCAAGGACAGTTTAAGAACTCAAGATTCAACCTCACCAAAGATGATTCTCTGCATTTTCTTCACATCACAAATGTGAGCAAAGAGGACGAAGCGACTTACATCTGTCAGTCAGGAGCAGCCTACGTAATGAAATTTACAGATGGCACAGTTCTGGTTGTAAATG ATCCTAAAAACCATCAGAAATTTATCTCCGTGCAACAAAGTCCGGTGACAGCGTCTGTCGAGCCGGGCGCCTTGATTAATCTCCAGTGTTCGATTCTCTCCAAGAAGAAAGAGAACAGAGTCCAGTGTCCAGGTGAACGcagtgtgttctggttcagAGCGGGATCAGGAGGATCTCATCCGAGCATCATTTACCctcagagcaacagcagctgtgaccGAGAGGACAGGAGCTGCGTCTACAGTCTGTCCAAAACTGTCAGAGACTCATCTGATAATGGGACCTACTACTGTGCTGTGGTCACATGTGGAGAGATCCTGTTTGGTGAAGGAACCAAAGTGCAGATGA GAGAGGATGTTTGCCCACTTGTCATTGCACTCGGGACACTGTCGGCCTGCTGTGtgattgtggttgttgttgtaattatcTCCAGAAGTCATAAACCAGATTGTAAACGCTGTAAAG CTTCCAAACATTCTGAACGTGATCGAACACCTCAGGATCCACCCAATGATGTg GTGGTAAATTCCACATCAGGAGCTTGA
- the LOC119007103 gene encoding uncharacterized protein LOC119007103 has product MRVKTDSLIPVTTVQLGGSATFTCVLPDYELNQRQFHWYKQSVGDNLKLVVSHRKKTTPVFGVEYSASRVDLKVNMSISYLTIFETTEEDEGMYHCAVMDWAKITWSGTYLSLKGNSQRTWNYTVVQQPTASDPVRPGDLKTLQCSVLSDSETKTCPGDHSVFWFRVGSDKSHPNILYTDGNRRDECEDRSDTQKSCVHHFSKKVSSSDAGTYYCAVATCGEILFGNGAKVETERRMSPELIALVMAIICLVISLIGNIVFICRRTSRSICEQSKGRESVSSPAGPDSSSQTAHDFTDGGHDLNYAALNFAGRKATRGRKQKELKTEESVYSQIKVY; this is encoded by the exons atgcgagtcaagacag ATTCGCTGATTCCAGTCACCACAGTTCAACTCGGTGGATCCGCGACTTTCACGTGTGTTTTGCCTGATTACGAGTTGAACCAAAGACAATTTCACTGGTACAAGCAAAGTGTTGGAGACAATCTGAAGCTAGTTGTGTCACATcggaaaaaaacaacccctgTGTTCGGAGTGGAATATTCTGCCTCCAGGGTGGATCTGAAAGTTAACATGAGCATCAGCTATCTGACCATTTTTGAGACAACTGAGGAAGACGAGGGAATGTATCACTGTGCAGTCATGGACTGGGCAAAGATCACTTGGAGTGGAACGTATTTGTCATTGAAAG GAAACAGTCAGAGGACATGGAACTACACTGTTGTTCAGCAGCCGACAGCCTCTGATCCAGTCCGTCCAGGAGACTTGAAGACTCTCCAGTGTTCagtcctctctgactctgagaCTAAAACATGTCCAGGAGatcacagtgtgttctggttcagAGTCGGATCAGATAAATCTCATCCAAACATCCTCtacactgatggaaacagacGTGATGAATGTGAAGACAGATCTGACACTCAGAAAAGCTGCGTTCACCACTTCTCTAAGAAGGTCAGCTCCTCTGATGCTGGAACTTACTACTGTGCTGTGGCCACATGTGGAGAGATACTGTTTGGAAATGGAGCCAAAGTGGAAACCG AGCGAAGAATGAGTCCTGAGTTAATTGCTCTGGTGATGGCAATAATCTGCTTGGTCATTTCTCTGATtggaaatattgttttcatctgtcgCCGAACTTCAAGATCAATATGTGAACAAAGTAAAG GAAGAGAAAGCGTCTCTTCCCCAGCAGGACCCGACAGCTCGAGCCAGACGGCACATGATTTT ACTGATGGTGGACATGATCTGAACTACGCTGCGCTGAATTTCGCTGGAAGGAAAGCTACAAGAGGAAGAAAGCAGAAAGAGCTGAAGACTGAAGAAAGTGTGTATTCTCAGATTAAAGTGTATTGA